The Dehalococcoidia bacterium genome has a window encoding:
- a CDS encoding UvrD-helicase domain-containing protein produces MANIKHQAIAASAGSGKTFHLAHRYIRLLAGGVKPDRIIALTFSRKAAGEIFDSLVKYLSQAASSSQQAAVTGNLIGHPQMDQLDFLRLLRDLLHSLHRLHIGTLDSFTVGVIRAFPMELGIPSDFQLMDNEGASAKAARQEILGQIFNQRYLDRSAQQQFLEAFKLATFGQEEKGLERNLDAFISQYRGCYQLLPDESSWGSPEMIWPIASPWLQKIKGLDAIAEELLSLLGRDDLSESVMNRWTTFIDAVRKFDNRSPWSRDIEYLFEKLIEDIDDLRCGKATVRIGGRKGYDLSPRQSGLALSLLTHVMQTELHTALQRTRGIYRVLNQYEQFYDSRMRHQGKLTFDDVQHLLTPANEHSGGALLSRMAGQESRLYIDYRLDCRLDHWLLDEFQDTSDLQWAALSNLADEILQDTSGERSFFYVGDVKQAIYGWRGGNARLFGRILEQYEGLIEQRPMNTSFRSSQPIIDTVNRVFSSLPTELPSRTIREWQHIWQTHQCQKGKVPEHGYAALLEPDSCNGEIKPTQEDRFQIVAHLLKEIEPGSRGLSVGILVRKNDTGKELVDFLRTECAEMNIVHEGRGTIADNPVVAVLLSLVKFAAHPGDTLAWHHLQMSPLRQHLEKKGLDRKTLPLVLLREIQSSGFASFLRHWGAFLDTIHPLDDFGRKRLKDLIDAAGQFDSSGSRDCNELLRFIESYDIHELAAENAVRVMTIHQSKGLGFDVVILPDLQGQAITESRDIDLAIARDPETSQPLWALKMPRRIIARSDPVLAEQVQIADETACFDALCVQYVALTRAKNALYMITSFPGKTSTVINPAAFLKTQLGGGEAFGKPNASPPIVCLYETGERDWYTQIPSLEQAPQPTELPQLSKDFTRQASQRRHLIQISPSALAENKQNAGMLFDRAYRESLDFGTAMHELLAKVGWIEETDIEELIANWSLKSSAEAEFKRRVIEKFRWALSIDEVRQALAHPEANTALWREKGFEIVLDDKWVTGTFDRVVIVTDQSGKPQRATLIDFKSDEISNDDKLAESIQRYRPQLSLYAQSLSRMLGFDPSAIAIRLVFTGAGRVIDLPPLHQRG; encoded by the coding sequence ATGGCTAACATCAAACACCAGGCAATAGCGGCCTCGGCCGGATCGGGCAAGACCTTCCATCTTGCCCACCGATACATCCGGCTGCTGGCCGGCGGCGTCAAACCGGACCGGATCATCGCCCTCACTTTCTCTCGAAAGGCTGCGGGCGAGATTTTCGACTCTCTGGTGAAGTACCTGAGTCAGGCCGCTTCATCGTCCCAGCAGGCCGCCGTGACAGGGAACCTGATCGGCCATCCGCAAATGGACCAGCTCGACTTCCTGAGATTGCTCCGGGATTTGCTGCACAGTCTCCATCGGCTTCACATCGGCACACTCGATAGCTTCACCGTCGGCGTGATCCGGGCCTTCCCCATGGAACTGGGAATCCCCAGCGATTTTCAGCTGATGGATAATGAAGGCGCCTCTGCCAAAGCGGCGCGGCAGGAGATTCTAGGGCAAATCTTCAACCAGCGATACCTAGACCGCTCCGCCCAGCAACAGTTTCTGGAGGCTTTCAAGCTGGCAACCTTCGGACAGGAAGAAAAGGGGCTGGAACGAAACCTCGACGCCTTCATCTCCCAGTATCGCGGCTGCTATCAACTTTTGCCTGATGAATCCTCTTGGGGAAGTCCGGAAATGATCTGGCCAATAGCATCTCCCTGGCTTCAGAAGATCAAAGGCCTCGATGCCATCGCCGAGGAATTACTATCACTCCTGGGCAGAGATGATCTCTCCGAAAGCGTGATGAATCGCTGGACTACCTTCATCGACGCCGTCCGCAAATTCGACAACCGCTCGCCATGGTCGAGGGACATCGAATATCTCTTTGAGAAGCTGATCGAAGACATCGACGACCTTCGTTGTGGGAAAGCCACGGTTCGGATCGGCGGCAGAAAGGGTTATGATCTTTCGCCACGGCAAAGCGGGCTGGCATTATCCCTGCTAACTCACGTAATGCAGACGGAACTGCACACGGCCCTGCAGCGAACCCGCGGCATCTATCGCGTCCTGAACCAATATGAGCAATTCTATGACAGCAGGATGCGGCATCAGGGCAAGCTCACCTTCGATGACGTCCAGCACCTGTTGACGCCAGCCAACGAACACAGCGGTGGGGCGCTCTTGAGCCGAATGGCCGGTCAGGAATCGCGACTCTACATCGATTACCGCCTCGACTGCAGGCTGGATCACTGGCTGCTGGATGAATTCCAGGATACCAGCGATCTGCAATGGGCAGCGCTCTCCAACCTGGCCGACGAAATCCTGCAGGACACAAGCGGCGAGCGCAGCTTTTTCTACGTCGGCGATGTGAAGCAGGCCATCTACGGCTGGCGCGGGGGGAACGCCCGGCTTTTCGGCCGAATTCTGGAGCAGTATGAGGGGCTGATCGAGCAGCGCCCGATGAACACCTCTTTCCGGTCCTCTCAGCCGATCATCGATACGGTTAACCGCGTATTCTCGAGCCTGCCAACCGAATTGCCTTCGAGAACAATCCGGGAGTGGCAGCACATCTGGCAGACTCATCAATGCCAGAAGGGAAAAGTCCCCGAACACGGTTATGCGGCACTTCTGGAGCCGGATTCTTGCAACGGCGAGATCAAACCCACCCAAGAGGATCGATTCCAGATCGTGGCCCATCTGCTGAAAGAGATCGAACCGGGCAGCCGGGGCCTTTCCGTGGGAATTCTGGTGCGCAAAAACGACACCGGCAAGGAGCTTGTCGATTTTCTTCGAACCGAGTGCGCCGAGATGAACATCGTCCACGAGGGAAGGGGAACCATTGCCGATAACCCTGTCGTCGCAGTGCTGCTCTCTCTGGTGAAGTTCGCGGCCCATCCCGGAGATACCCTCGCTTGGCATCACCTTCAAATGAGTCCGTTACGCCAGCACCTGGAGAAGAAAGGGCTGGACCGCAAGACGCTGCCTCTGGTTTTGCTGCGAGAGATACAATCGAGCGGGTTCGCCTCGTTCTTGCGCCACTGGGGTGCTTTCCTAGACACAATTCACCCTCTCGATGACTTCGGGAGAAAGCGGCTCAAAGACTTGATCGATGCCGCCGGGCAGTTCGATTCCAGTGGCAGCAGGGATTGCAATGAGCTTCTGCGATTTATCGAGAGCTATGACATTCACGAACTCGCCGCCGAGAATGCAGTGCGCGTCATGACAATCCATCAATCCAAGGGCCTGGGATTCGATGTAGTCATCCTGCCGGATTTGCAGGGGCAGGCAATAACCGAAAGCCGGGATATCGACCTGGCCATCGCCCGCGACCCTGAAACCAGCCAGCCCCTCTGGGCGCTGAAGATGCCTCGCCGTATCATCGCCCGGAGCGATCCGGTCCTGGCGGAGCAGGTGCAAATCGCCGATGAAACCGCCTGCTTCGACGCGCTGTGCGTCCAGTATGTGGCCCTGACCCGCGCCAAAAACGCGCTCTATATGATCACCTCTTTCCCCGGCAAGACGTCGACCGTAATCAATCCGGCGGCCTTCCTTAAAACACAACTGGGAGGGGGCGAAGCATTTGGCAAGCCAAATGCTTCGCCCCCCATAGTCTGCCTCTATGAAACCGGCGAGCGCGACTGGTATACACAGATTCCGAGTCTAGAGCAAGCTCCTCAACCGACCGAGTTGCCGCAACTCTCAAAGGATTTTACCAGACAGGCCTCCCAGCGAAGGCATCTGATCCAGATATCGCCCTCGGCGCTGGCCGAGAACAAGCAGAATGCCGGAATGCTCTTTGACCGAGCTTATCGGGAAAGTCTGGATTTCGGCACGGCGATGCATGAACTCCTGGCAAAGGTCGGATGGATCGAGGAGACGGATATCGAGGAGTTAATTGCCAACTGGTCTTTGAAGTCATCGGCCGAAGCAGAGTTCAAGCGACGGGTCATCGAAAAGTTCCGGTGGGCTCTATCGATCGATGAGGTTCGCCAAGCCCTTGCCCACCCCGAAGCAAACACAGCATTATGGCGGGAGAAGGGCTTCGAGATCGTCCTGGACGACAAATGGGTGACAGGCACCTTCGACCGGGTT